The following nucleotide sequence is from Apium graveolens cultivar Ventura chromosome 4, ASM990537v1, whole genome shotgun sequence.
GAGAGACATAACTGGATAACTTGGAGAGGGCCAAAAAACTAAAGCAAATACTTACAAGAATTTTTAAAGTAAATACGTACCAAAACTTTCAACATATTGTTCCACGTGCTCGTATAGTTCATACAAATATATGTACATAACTCTACAAAACGGAATTGAGCGGAAACAAACCTGGGCAAATTATTGTGAATCCTTTTTTCATCAGTTCAGTTATCAGGGGGCTTGATTATATGTACATCTATATATATCTCTGGCACTTGAGATGAGATGTCAGATGAGAAGTTTGAAACTGATTGATATAGGAAGACAGAAAGCCCAAAATTGATTATTTTCACAAAAAAATAGCCCAAAATTGAGAAGAAATCAGAATGAAAGAAAAATGAAACAGTTGCTTCTGCCCCAGATAGATTGTGCCTGTTATTTTTACCCCAGATAGATTGTACAACATTCTAGTAGACCTTACTCAAAAATTCTCAAAAACTTCCCGGATAAATTATAGGGAGTATAAGTAAAAGGAGTACCTTAAATCAGCAAATCGATAATACAAATACCAAAAATTGTTCGAGTCACGTGAAAACCACGCTCTCCTTAAAACAGATTAGCCCCTTCCGTATGGTGCTTGAAGGTGTTGTGGCTTCCGTCTCCGAGGATACAACGAACAAAGGTAGTCTTAAGCACTTGAAGACTCGCTTTCCACGAACTGAACAAAAACTACTTTCTATCTCACAGATGCTGAACATAGGGCTCTAAGAGGAATGcaagaaaataatgaaaattCTATAGTTTTTTTGATGTGTAAACCAATGATGCAAGAGTTCTATTTATTGGGGGAAATGATATGTAATTTACAAAAAATAATAAGTTTGTAACCTCCACAATAATGACCAAATTAATTCTATCTCATTAGTTTAGGAGTTAGAAAAAAAATCTCAAAAGTTACAAATCAAGCAAATAATGCCAATTAATTTTATTCGAATatttttctaacaatcccccacatgaaTAAAATTGACGTTGCAAAATGACATGTTTTGACACGGAGATAGAAAGTCACGGTAGAAACCAACATAGGATAGGTAGGCGTTACCCCTTGAACCTTCCCTTGTAAGAATATATTTACATTTCTAGAATTTCAGCAATCGCGTTGACCTTGAACTGCCTTTCTTTATTGTGAAATGATGATACATCCCAAACTGGAGTCTTTCCTATATTAATTCAGTTCTCACTGTTAAGCCCATTTTGATCCTGAGCTTTAGCCTGGTTCTGTGAGTTTTTTCCAGAATTAGCCCCCACAATTCCTTCTTGAAGCGACCCCACTTCACTCACATAGGTGATCTCTTAAACAATACAAAAGTATTATTTGTTCGACATATCGACACATAAGGATCATTAAAAGCATAGCTTAGCCTTTTCCATATTTTATCACTATTTTCATAATAGGAATGGACCCGGGAGTAAAATTCCCACACTGATCTCACTAAGTCTTTACAAGTaggttgtcccattgaaccaaaatcttgggatctccagtcaacAAGGTTGGGTTTCCTTTGTATCAACTTTTGTTATGGGCTTTATCCCCATTTCTTTCGATGATTTTTCAACAAACTCTCTTGTTAACCCTTTGGTTAGCGGATCCGCAGTGTTATCCTTTGACTTGATGTAGTCAATAGTGATAACTCCAGTTAAGAGTAGTTGTCTAACGGAGTTGTGTCGACGACGAATATGCCTCGACATTCCGTTATATAGTACATGCTCGGTTGTACCAATTACAGCAGTGCTATCACAATGTATACAAAGTGGCGGCGCCGGCATCTCCCATCTTGAAATATCTTCTAAAAACTGGCGTAACCATTCGGCTTGTTCGCTTGCTTTATCCAAAGCAACAAACTCATCTTCTATTGTTGATTTGGTCATTACTGTTTGTTTCGAAGATTTCCACGAGATCGCTCCACCTGCTAGCGTAAATACATATCCGCTTGTGGATTTTGATCCTTTTACAACATTTATCCAGTTTGAGTCACTAATTCCTTCAAGTACAACTGGATATCTTGTGTAATGCAGTCCATAATCACGCGTATATCTCAAGTACCGAAGCACTTTAGTTATCGCTTTCCAGTGATCCATACCCGGATTACTCGTGTATCGGCTTAGCTTGCTGACAGTAAAAGCAATGTATGGTCGTGTACAATTCATTAAGTACATCAGACTCTCATCACTTTAGAATATTCTCCTTGAGAAACAGTCCCGCCTTTATCTCTTCTaatatatataataggagaacaagggtataatttcatgagattaaaaagtctcattaaaaagactaaattacccctgtttttaatatttatataaaagatgtggtttgtgggaatcgaactcaagttatttcatccaactatacaacctcttaccactacaccatattgtcacatgtgatttttatcatacacataatatgtaagtgtgttaaataaatattttatttaactttaaggATACTTGAATTTCACAAAAAAAAggatagttagttgaatatttgtacaattaattttaaagaattgaattccatATATAAAATTAGGCGtagtacataaatgaattattatcttatttattaatcattttttagtttgaaaatatatctcatatattttttaagatattttttattataaaaagtaactAAAATGTACATAAAtgaatcgcttatatataaataatctatattggtattacatatttagataagttcgaattataatgaatcaatgcattttagaaattggcccattgttcaaaaaatactcgaaatttgaccACATGACACGGCCGAAaaatatcgtcacattctacgtttagtaaatataaattacaagctcggcgagaatatcttaccaataatgtgaaattttttaatatcttatgttaatataaattaatgtttttgagatttttataggatcaagtcaattgattatttatattaaaattactaatttCACTGGTAACGCATTGTTATT
It contains:
- the LOC141720130 gene encoding secreted RxLR effector protein 161-like; protein product: MNCTRPYIAFTVSKLSRYTSNPGMDHWKAITKVLRYLRYTRDYGLHYTRYPVVLEGISDSNWINVVKGSKSTSGYVFTLAGGAISWKSSKQTVMTKSTIEDEFVALDKASEQAEWLRQFLEDISRWEMPAPPLCIHCDSTAVIGTTEHVLYNGMSRHIRRRHNSVRQLLLTGVITIDYIKSKDNTADPLTKGLTREFVEKSSKEMGIKPITKVDTKETQPC